A genomic region of Miscanthus floridulus cultivar M001 chromosome 3, ASM1932011v1, whole genome shotgun sequence contains the following coding sequences:
- the LOC136547415 gene encoding uncharacterized protein — protein MQAAAARARRLLASPAASGIPGILSGPTPGRASYAEGVLLHRLDGAPASPSSPHHARGFSSSCFASRSPCNLLSPTIASQWLSEKSVNYHMTTAHFSTEASDKDHPTEAVEEMYQKMLKSVEAKTMPPNAWLWSMIDSCSIEEDIKLLFQILQKLRVFRLSNLRISANFNENLCRKVTEACARVGAIDYGLKALWKHNVYGITPTIGSAHYLLQHAKEQNDTKLMENVIHVLLRNFLLLQPGTADIVFSICYNADRWDLLSKYAERFVKAGVKLHRAAFDIWMDFAAKVGDSQSIWNINSLRGRSVKHYTLASGFACAKGSLLDRKSENAAAMIILLYKHLPDQKKPFVKDELEKLIAEWPTEVVKRQKKDNRKALEEALIKDIPTMVDCLTKSGLDIPVVLDKLATPQLQVA, from the exons ATgcaggccgccgccgcgcgcgcacGCCGCCTCCTCGCGTCCCCGGCGGCCTCGGGGATCCCCGGAATACTCTCCGGACCGACCCCAGGGCGCGCATCCTACGCCGAGGGCGTTCTCCTTCACCGTCTCGATGGCGCCCCCGCCTCGCCGTCCTCTCCGCATCATGCCAGGGgcttctcctcctcctgcttCGCCTCCCGGTCGCCAT GTAACCTCCTATCGCCGACCATAGCTTCTCAATGGCTGAGTGAGAAATCAGTAAACTATCACATGACAACAGCACACTTCTCAACGGAAGCAAGTGACAAGGACCACCCTACAG AAGCTGTAGAGGAGATGTACCAGAAAATGTTGAAATCTGTTGAAGCTAAGACCATGCCTCCAAATGCCTGGTTGTGGTCGATGATTGATAGCTGCTCCATTGAGGAGGACATCAAACTTCTTTTTCAAATTTTGCAGAAACTCAGAGTATTT AGACTATCAAATCTTCGAATCAGCGCAAACTTCAATGAGAATCTCTGCAGGAAAGTAACTGAGGCTTGTGCTCGTGTAGGCGCCATCGACTATG GGTTGAAGGCTTTATGGAAGCATAATGTCTATGGAATAACACCAACAATTGGTTCTGCTCATTATCTACTG CAACATGCTAAAGAGCAAAATGACACCAAACTAATGGAAAACGTAATTCATGTCCTATTGAGAAATTTCTTACTGCTGCAACCAGGCACAGCTGATATAGTCTTCAG CATCTGCTATAATGCTGATAGATGGGATTTACTCTCAAAATACGCGGAGAGATTTGTTAAGGCAGGTGTCAAACTGCACCGTGCTGCATTTGACATTTGGATGGACTTTGCTGCCAAAGTTG GGGATTCTCAATCTATTTGGAACATTAATAGTCTAAGAGGCAGGTCTGTCAAACATTATACTCTTGCATCAGGTTTTGCATGTGCAAAG GGGTCTCTGCTTGATCGGAAGTCAGAAAATGCCGCTGCCATGATTATACTCCTTTACAAG CATTTGCCTGATCAGAAGAAACCATTTGTGAAAGATGAGCTCGAGAAACTTATTGCTGAATGGCCTACGGAGGTGGTAAAAAGGCAGAAGAAAGATAATAGGAAG GCGTTGGAGGAAGCTTTGATCAAGGACATCCCTACGATGGTCGACTGCCTGACAAAGTCCGGCCTCGACATCCCTGTGGTTCTGGACAAGCTTGCCACCCCACAGCTCCAAGTGGCGTAG
- the LOC136547416 gene encoding GDSL esterase/lipase At2g23540-like translates to MGRRAAAMAAVAALLLCAAALGVGAEVVDEFGGGASFIFGDSLVDAGNNNYIPTLSRANMTPNGIDFAATGGTPTGRFTNGRTIADIIGEMLGQADYSPPFLAPNTSGGAILNGVNYASGGGGILNGTGKVFVNRIGMDLQVDYFNITRQQLDALLGRDKAREFLRKKAIFSVTVGSNDFLNNYLMPVLSTGTRIRESPDAFVDDLIFHLRDQLTRLHTLDARKFVVANVGPLGCIPYQKTINRVGEDECVKLPNQLAAQYNARLRELIIELNGNLPGARFCLANVYDLVMELITNYPNYGFETASVACCGNGGSYDGLVPCGPTTSLCDDRDKHVFWDPYHPSDAANVLLAKYIVDGDTKYISPINLRKLYSL, encoded by the exons atggGTCGTCGGGCGGCGGCGATGGCTGCcgtggcggcgctgctgctgtgcGCTGCGGCGTTGGGAGTAGGAGCGGAGGTGGTGGACGAGTTCGGGGGCGGGGCGTCCTTCATCTTCGGGGACTCACTAGTAGACGCCGGCAACAACAACTACATCCCGACGCTATCCAGGGCCAACATGACGCCCAACGGCATCGACTTCGCGGCGACGGGCGGGACGCCCACGGGTCGGTTCACGAACGGGCGGACGATCGCGGACATCATCGGCGAGATGCTGGGGCAGGCGGACTACTCGCCGCCGTTCCTGGCGCCCAACACGAGCGGTGGCGCGATCCTGAACGGCGTCAACTACGCGTCGGGCGGCGGCGGGATCCTGAACGGCACGGGGAAGGTGTTCGTGAACCGGATCGGGATGGACCTGCAGGTGGACTACTTCAACATCACCAGGCAGCAGCTGGACGCGCTGCTGGGGAGGGACAAGGCCAGGGAGTTTCTGAGGAAGAAGGCTATCTTCTCCGTCACTGTTGGGTCTAATGACTTCCTCAACAACTACCTCATGCCCGTGCTGTCTACTGGCACGAGGATCCGTGAGTCGCCTGACGCCTTCGTCGACGACCTCATCTTCCACCTCCGGGACCAGCTCACG AGGCTGCACACGCTGGACGCGCGCAAGTTCGTGGTGGCCAACGTGGGGCCGCTGGGTTGCATCCCGTACCAGAAGACCATCAACCGGGTGGGCGAGGACGAGTGCGTGAAGCTGCCCAACCAGCTGGCGGCGCAGTACAACGCACGGCTCAGGGAGCTCATCATCGAGCTCAACGGCAACCTCCCCGGCGCCAGGTTCTGCCTCGCCAACGTCTACGACCTCGTCATGGAGCTCATCACAAACTACCCCAACTACG GGTTCGAGACGGCCAGCGTGGCGTGCTGCGGCAACGGCGGGTCGTACGACGGGCTGGTGCCGTGCGGGCCGACGACGAGCCTGTGCGACGACCGGGACAAGCACGTGTTCTGGGACCCCTACCACCCCAGCGATGCCGCCAACGTGCTGCTCGCCAAGTACATCGTCGACGGCGACACCAAGTACATCTCGCCCATCAACCTCAGGAAGCTCTACTCCCTCTGA
- the LOC136544650 gene encoding cysteine-rich receptor-like protein kinase 19: MSAHVVRRRLLAVALVAFAAATMQAAPAAAEDTILGHKCGMPVAAAAGAGNSSDAAYRSNLNALAATLIAGARANGSAVGASGASSSSPDAAYGLALCRGDFRGDACERGLRDALSSAINDSENAFGCGPRLRDITLFYDRYQLRLSGADFLSGTDGGNAPRWAGNNTNFVTPADAARRFDALVRELVTTIAGIAAGEPGRYATGRSWFEEQRLTLFALVQCTVDMSPDRCRACLDGLISAFPATFPSGQHGGRILVPRCTVRYETDDTFFNTADLSVDLHKQKQPKPSKAWLWTTIAVVSLLLLSASFLLHRWIKIRQKRELARSELRRLSIAVKNVINLWRLEEGNSGFSLYDFSQMKGATNGFSIENKLGQGGFGAVYKGVLPDGLEIGVKRLGPCSLQGLLEFKNEIQLIAKLQHRNLVRLLGCCIEGEHEKILVYEYMPNKSLDLIIFDSKKGASLDWPKRLNIIDGIAQGLLYLHIHSRLCVVHRDLKASNILLDSEMNPKISDFGMARIFSSSVAESNTTRIVGTHGYIAPEYASDGVCSVKSDVFSFGVLLLEIISGTMTTGSYRFDGKLYKLIAYAWLLWRAGQWPELVDRSLGSGTYDYTMERHIHVALLCVQESADDRPAMNEVVRMLSSGEVGAALPEPKQPAYFNVRPVGTEMSASCDMTISITLSR, translated from the exons ATGTCGGCTCACGtcgtccgccgccgcctcctcgccgtTGCCCTGGTTGCTTTCGCCGCGGCGACGATGCAGGCTGCGCCGGCCGCCGCGGAGGACACCATCCTGGGCCACAAGTGCGGCATGCCTGTGGCTGCGGCTGCGGGGGCAGGCAACAGCAGCGACGCCGCCTACAGGTCCAACCTCAACGCACTGGCCGCCACCCTCATCGCGGGCGCGCGGGCCAACGGTTCAGCCGTCGGCGCGTCCGGCGCGTCATCGTCGTCGCCCGACGCCGCCTACGGCCTCGCGCTCTGCCGGGGGGACTTCAGGGGCGACGCCTGCGAGCGGGGGCTCCGCGATGCCCTATCCAGCGCCATCAACGACTCCGAGAACGCTTTCGGCTGCGGCCCGCGCCTGAGAGACATCACTCTCTTCTACGACCGCTACCAGCTGCGGCTCTCCGGCGCTGACTTCCTCTCCGGCACCGACGGTGGCAACGCGCCCAGGTGGGCTGGGAACAACACCAACTTCGTGACCCCCGCCGACGCGGCGCGCCGGTTCGACGCGCTCGTCCGCGAGCTGGTCACCACCATTGCCGGCATCGCCGCGGGCGAGCCCGGCAGGTACGCCACGGGGCGATCGTGGTTCGAGGAGCAGCGCCTCACGCTGTTCGCCCTGGTGCAGTGCACCGTCGACATGTCGCCGGACCGGTGCCGCGCGTGCCTCGACGGCCTCATCTCGGCGTTCCCGGCCACGTTTCCCAGCGGGCAGCATGGCGGGAGAATCCTTGTGCCGCGGTGCACCGTGCGGTACGAGACGGACGACACCTTCTTTAACACCGCCGACTTATCAGTCGACCTGCACAAGCAAAAACAGCCCAAAC CGAGCAAGGCTTGGCTCTGGACCACCATAGCCGTTGTTTCTCTACTTTTGTTGTCTGCTAGTTTTCTTCTCCATAGATGGATCAAAATACGGCAAAAGCGag AACTTGCTCGGTCGGAATTACGGAGGTTGTCTATAGCTGTTAAAAATGTGATCAACCTCTGGAGATTGGAAGAAGGCAACTCAGGGTTTTCGCTCTACGACTTCTCTCAGATGAAAGGCGCTACCAATGGATTTTCGATTGAAAACAAACTCGGACAAGGTGGTTTCGGTGCTGTCTACAAG GGAGTGCTGCCTGATGGACTTGAAATAGGAGTGAAAAGACTTGGCCCATGTTCTTTGCAAGGCTTGCTAGAGTTCAAGAATGAGATCCAGCTCATTGCAAAGCTTCAGCACAGGAATCTAGTCAGGCTGCTGGGCTGCTGTATTGAAGGGGAGCACGAGAAGATTCTGGTCTATGAGTACATGCCAAACAAAAGCCTAGATCTCATCATCTtcg ACAGTAAAAAAGGAGCATCATTAGATTGGCCTAAACGTCTGAATATAATCGACGGGATAGCCCAGGGGCTTCTCTACCTTCACATCCACTCGCGCCTCTGCGTGGTCCACAGGGATCTCAAAGCCAGCAACATTCTCTTGGACAGCGAGATGAACCCTAAAATCTCAGATTTTGGGATGGCCAGGATATTCAGCTCTAGCGTGGCCGAGTCAAACACCACTCGAATTGTGGGCACACA TGGGTACATAGCTCCGGAGTATGCCTCGGATGGAGTTTGCTCGGTCAAGTCTGACGTCTTCAGCTTCGGTGTGCTGCTCCTGGAGATAATCAGCGGCACCATGACCACTGGCTCCTACAGATTCGATGGGAAACTGTACAAGCTAATCGCATAT GCATGGCTGCTGTGGAGAGCCGGGCAATGGCCGGAGCTGGTGGACCGCAGCTTAGGGAGCGGAACGTATGACTACACCATGGAGAGGCACATCCACGTGGCGCTCCTATGCGTGCAGGAGAGCGCGGACGACCGCCCCGCCATGAACGAGGTCGTCAGGATGCTGAGCAGCGGCGAGGTCGGCGCGGCCCTCCCGGAGCCGAAGCAGCCGGCGTACTTCAACGTGCGCCCCGTCGGCACGGAGATGTCGGCGTCCTGCGACATGACCATCAGCATAACCTTGTCGAGATAG
- the LOC136547418 gene encoding desmethyl-deoxy-podophyllotoxin synthase-like, which yields MAELPLHYCYYLLLILIPLLAGIPLLALHRSSARHRRSGAAPLPPPSPWALPVIGHLHHLALAGALPHRAMRDLARRLGPLMLLRLGELRVVVASSADAAREVMRTHDLAFTTRPVSHTARALLGDGSLGLVFAPYGAGWRQLRRICTTELLSARRVRSFRAVREDEVRRLLRSVAAAPAPVDLSEMVSAYVADASVRAIIGSKFRDRDTFLRLLERRLRNVPAQSLPDLFPSSRLATLVSPTLRLLKRERQDMMAFIDTIIQDHQDSRGAADTDDDDDLLDVLLRIQREDELDPPLTTDNIKAVIIDIFGASSETSATTLQWTMAELMRNPSVMRKAQGEVRRVLAGQETITEDSLSGLRYLPLVIKEALRLHPPAPLLIPRECRTRCRVLGFDVPAGAMVLVNAWAIGRDPRHWDAPEEFSPERFEGSGAVDFKGTDFEFIPFGAGRRMCPGIAFGLANMDLALASLLYHFDWALPDGVQPGELDMTEAPGITTRRLSRLLLVPTLRVPLQGE from the exons ATGGCCGAGCTCCCACTCCACTACTGCTACTACCTCCTCCTTATCTTGATTCCTCTGCTCGCCGGCATCCCACTCCTCGCGCTCCACCGTTCGTCGGCCCGGCACCGGCGCAGCGGCGCGGCGCCGCTCCCTCCTCCGTCTCCGTGGGCGCTCCCGGTGATCGGCCACCTCCACCACCTGGCCCTCGCGGGCGCGCTCCCGCACCGCGCCATGCGGGACCTGGCGAGGCGCCTCGGCCCGCTCATGCTGCTCCGCCTCGGCGAGCTCCGCGTCGTGGTGGCCTCCTCGGCCGACGCCGCGCGCGAGGTGATGCGGACCCACGACCTCGCCTTCACGACGCGGCCTGTCAGCCACACGGCCAGGGCCCTGCTCGGCGACGGCAGCCTCGGCCTCGTGTTCGCACCCTACGGCGCCGGGTGGAGGCAGCTCCGCAGGATCTGCACCACGGAGCTGCTCAGCGCGCGCCGCGTACGGTCGTTCAGGGCCGTGCGCGAGGACGAGGTCCGCCGGCTCCTCCGCTccgtggcggcggcgccggcgccggtcgACCTGAGCGAGATGGTGTCGGCGTACGTGGCCGACGCGTCCGTGCGCGCCATCATCGGCAGCAAGTTCAGGGACAGGGACACGTTCCTGCGCCTGCTGGAGCGCCGCCTCCGGAACGTGCCCGCGCAGAGCCTTCCGGACCTCTTCCCGTCCTCGCGCTTGGCGACGCTCGTCAGCCCGACGCTGCGGCTCTTGAAGCGCGAGCGCCAGGACATGATGGCGTTCATCGACACCATCATCCAGGACCACCAAGACAGCAGAGGCGCCGCCGAcaccgatgacgacgacgacttgCTCGACGTGCTACTGAGGATCCAGAGGGAGGACGAGCTCGATCCACCCCTCACCACCGATAACATCAAGGCAGTCATCATC GACATATTTGGAGCGAGCAGCGAGACGTCGGCGACCACGCTGCAGTGGACCATGGCGGAGCTGATGAGGAACCCAAGCGTAATGCGCAAGGCGCAGGGCGAGGTCCGGCGAGTCCTCGCCGGGCAGGAGACCATCACGGAGGACAGCTTGAGCGGTCTGCGTTACCTGCCGCTCGTCATCAAGGAGGCGCTTCGGCTGCACCCTCCGGCGCCACTGCTGATCCCACGGGAGTGCCGGACGCGGTGCCGGGTCCTGGGATTCGACGTACCGGCGGGGGCGATGGTCCTCGTCAACGCGTGGGCGATCGGCAGGGACCCCAGGCACTGGGACGCGCCGGAGGAGTTCTCGCCGGAGCGGTTCGAGGGCAGCGGCGCCGTCGACTTCAAAGGGACGGACTTCGAGTTCATCCCGTTTGGGGCCGGGCGGCGGATGTGCCCCGGCATAGCCTTCGGGTTGGCCAACATGGACCTCGCGCTCGCCTCCCTCCTCTACCACTTCGACTGGGCGCTGCCGGACGGGGTGCAGCCCGGCGAGCTGGACATGACGGAGGCGCCGGGGATCACGACCCGCCGCCTCTCCCGACTCCTGCTCGTTCCTACACTCCGCGTGCCGCTGCAAGGGGAGTAG
- the LOC136547419 gene encoding zinc finger CCCH domain-containing protein 49-like, whose protein sequence is MMASSLPLVTTELRCPPSTSGDGHGGTRPNGGGRRNEDSLNWCAWAHQGHRLWVGMPDSFWVFTYKVERCPFPGNHVWMSCPYAHRGERARRRDPRSFRYAAAPCPEYEESKRQLRLAGSSATPTCARGLHCGYAHGIFETWLHPTRFRTVMCQRGAECTRRICFFAHCLAQRRHEDEEVPLVVFPVTQPPPVFVPRAPRLAASASSSSHSRSQSVSIVSRPVDRVTQAMQQGHSVHLLTRHSDVAGASSSSSSLAAVSTTAAAPTALVPLSAPLLQASPSPVDDEDIDFVAIVTNCCLASEADSKAEGSGYPHFDLFMDILRR, encoded by the coding sequence ATGATGGCTTCCTCCTTGCCGCTGGTCACGACTGAACTCCGCTGTCCGCCATCGACGTCCGGCGACGGCCACGGAGGCACGCGCCCCAACGGTGGTGGCCGGCGGAACGAGGACTCTCTGAATTGGTGCGCGTGGGCGCACCAAGGGCACCGCCTGTGGGTGGGCATGCCAGACTCGTTCTGGGTGTTCACGTACAAGGTGGAACGGTGCCCGTTCCCGGGCAACCACGTTTGGATGTCGTGCCCGTACGCGCACAGGGGCGAGCGAGCGCGCCGCCGCGACCCCAGAAGCTTTCGGTACGCCGCCGCGCCGTGCCCGGAGTACGAGGAGTCCAAGAGGCAGCTCCGGCTCGCCGGGTCCAGCGCGACGCCCACCTGCGCGCGTGGCCTCCACTGCGGCTACGCGCACGGAATCTTCGAGACGTGGCTGCACCCCACCAGATTCCGCACAGTCATGTGCCAGCGCGGCGCCGAGTGCACGCGCAGGATCTGCTTCTTCGCGCACTGCCTCGCGCAACGTAGGCATGAGGACGAGGAAGTGCCCCTCGTCGTCTTCCCCGTGACGCAGCCGCCCCCGGTCTTCGTCCCGCGCGCCCCACGTCTGGCTGCGTCGGCGTCCTCATCCTCCCACTCCCGCTCCCAGTCGGTCTCGATCGTCTCTCGTCCGGTTGACCGCGTGACGCAGGCCATGCAGCAGGGCCACAGCGTGCACCTGCTTACGCGGCACTCCGATGTCGCCGGCgcttcgtcgtcctcctcctcccttgCCGCTGtctctactactgctgctgccccCACGGCGCTGGTGCCGCTGTCGGCGCCGCTGCTGCAGGCCTCGCCGTCGCCGGTCGACGACGAGGATATCGACTTCGTCGCCATTGTGACCAACTGCTGCCTCGCCTCCGAGGCAGACTCTAAGGCTGAGGGCAGTGGCTACCCGCACTTCGACCTCTTCATGGACATCTTGAGGAGGTAG